One window from the genome of Salvia miltiorrhiza cultivar Shanhuang (shh) chromosome 7, IMPLAD_Smil_shh, whole genome shotgun sequence encodes:
- the LOC130995158 gene encoding ankyrin repeat-containing protein At5g02620-like, with translation MVKEAAEKKLYDAASKGDLETLKQLLQQDPYLAHEAPFAFSRNLLHIGITHGQVSIVEEVLKMNPRLARILDSQKLSPLHIAVEEGKLEIAKRLLSVAPETCWWRDGHDMNPVHVAAMDGNVEILEELLRLDLYPAMERVRRGQTVLHLCVKHRQLRALNVLVEKLGELVCAKDDDGETILHLAVRCNQLEMIRYLVQRTKLDKEMTNSTGKTALDILKESPRDPITYPEIRKILNSLSDRSKLLGILPKMTDITMVVVVLIATMAFQSILQPPGGVWQDDTPSHKAGEAVMAYTHPKMYKHFVNANTTAFVSSLITIMLITTGLPLEHFFFLAVATTAMWLSLTSLAVGYGASVIMTTPNEEQTLGYIVPAVVCVFLSFILLLILYHSINGLQSSWKRKSRYEYKRMQHLIAV, from the exons ATGGTGAAAGAAGCAGCAGAAAAGAAACTCTACGATGCTGCATCAAAAGGGGATTTAGAAACACTTAAACAACTGCTTCAACAAGATCCATATCTTGCTCATGAAGCCCCATTTGCCTTTTCAAGAAATCTATTACACATAGGAATCACGCATGGACAAGTAAGCATTGTGGAAGAGGTGTTGAAGATGAATCCGCGGCTAGCTCGGATCCTAGACTCCCAAAAACTGTCGCCTCTTCACATCGCAGTAGAAGAAGGGAAGCTCGAGATTGCCAAGAGATTGTTATCAGTAGCCCCAGAGACGTGCTGGTGGCGAGACGGCCATGATATGAACCCGGTTCATGTTGCGGCCATGGATGGGAATGTCGAGATCTTGGAGGAGCTGCTTCGACTCGATTTGTATCCAGCTATGGAGAGAGTGCGTCGCGGGCAAACTGTGCTGCATCTGTGTGTGAAGCATCGTCAGCTTAGAGCATTGAATGTTTTGGTGGAGAAGTTGGGTGAGCTTGTTTGTGCAAAGGATGATGATGGCGAGACAATACTGCATTTGGCTGTGAGGTGCAATCAACTTGAG ATGATAAGATACTTGGTGCAAAGAACTAAACTAGACAAGGAGATGACGAATTCGACGGGGAAAACAGCGTTGGATATCTTGAAGGAGAGCCCTCGAGACCCAATCACCTATCCGGAAATCAGAAAGATCTTGAATAGTTTATCAGATCGTTCAAAGTTGCTGGGAATCCTCCCCAAGATGACCGACATCACAATGGTGGTGGTCGTCCTCATCGCCACCATGGCGTTCCAATCCATCCTCCAACCCCCCGGCGGCGTGTGGCAGGACGACACGCCATCGCACAAGGCCGGCGAAGCTGTGATGGCATACACACATCCCAAAATGTATAAGCACTTCGTTAATGCCAACACCACGGCGTTCGTTTCATCTCTCATCACAATCATGCTCATCACCACCGGGCTGCCGCTGGAGCACTTCTTTTTCCTGGCGGTGGCCACGACGGCGATGTGGCTGTCGCTGACGTCGCTCGCGGTGGGCTATGGGGCTTCAGTGATCATGACCACTCCTAATGAAGAGCAAACGCTAGGATATATTGTGCCGGCGGTGGTGTGTGTGTTCCTCAGCTTCATTTTGTTGCTAATTCTCTACCACTCTATCAACGGCTTGCAATCCTCGTGGAAGAGAAAATCTCGTTATGAGTACAAACGTATGCAACATCTTATTGCAGTGTAG
- the LOC130995159 gene encoding ankyrin repeat-containing protein BDA1-like: MNPRLTRILDSQKLSPLHIAVEEGKLEIAKRLLSVAPETCWWRDGHDMNPVHVAAMDGNVEILEELLRLDLYPAMERVRRGQTVLHLCVKHRQLRALNVLVEKLGELVCAKDDDGETILHLAVRCNQLEMIRYLVQRTKLDKEMTNSMGKTALDILKESPRDPITYPEIRKILNSLSDRSKLLGILPKMTDITMVVVVLIATMAFQSVLQPPAACGRTTRHRTKPAKL; encoded by the exons ATGAATCCGCGGCTAACTCGGATCTTAGACTCCCAAAAACTGTCACCTCTTCACATCGCAGTAGAAGAAGGGAAGCTCGAGATTGCCAAGAGATTGTTATCAGTAGCCCCAGAGACGTGCTGGTGGCGAGACGGCCATGATATGAACCCGGTTCATGTTGCGGCCATGGATGGGAATGTCGAGATCTTGGAGGAGCTGCTTCGACTTGATTTGTATCCTGCTATGGAGAGAGTGCGTCGCGGGCAAACTGTGCTGCATCTGTGTGTGAAGCATCGTCAGCTGAGAGCATTGAATGTTTTGGTGGAGAAGTTGGGTGAGCTTGTTTGTGCAAAGGATGATGATGGCGAGACAATACTGCATTTGGCTGTTAGGTGCAATCAACTTGAG ATGATAAGATACTTGGTGCAAAGAACTAAACTAGACAAGGAGATGACGAATTCAATGGGCAAAACAGCGTTGGATATCTTGAAGGAGAGCCCTCGAGACCCAATCACCTATCCAGAAATCAGAAAGATCTTGAATAGTTTATCAGATCGTTCAAAATTGCTGGGAATCCTCCCCAAGATGACCGACATCACAATGGTGGTGGTCGTCCTCATCGCCACCATGGCCTTCCAATCCGTCCTCCAACCCCCGGCGGCGTGTGGCAGGACGACACGTCATCGCACAAAGCCGGCGAAGCTGTGA
- the LOC130994513 gene encoding putative late blight resistance protein homolog R1B-19, translated as MAAYGALVSLMHIIDRIKNHPSPPIYLDKQQVESLTENITFLQDFLDAYISPVVDDHEADPLERRIADAVYAAEDVIESQIVVQIDNRSTIHGKMSSFINLLRALCKCVTIKDDYYHDLQQVIEEMNFIKKEAMEIAAAAQQQRKVSSTHVGSSSAVKESIMVGFDEVLVEVLDKLTGGQLRRQIIPIMGMGGIGKTTLARHVFEHALVKQRFDICAWTTISQTYKVRETLRDVLYQASGDPECDLIENQLGQKSQISEGKLGLKLYQYLWGRRYLIIMDDIWSIEVWNKFRSSFPDCKNGSRIIVTTRLSNFNLQLGESYGVGMKFLDEASSWDLLCKTVFGGESFPPELRRTLQRKL; from the coding sequence ATGGCAGCTTATGGAGCTCTGGTTTCTCTTATGCATATCATAGATCGCATCAAAAATCATCCTTCCCCTCCAATTTATCTCGACAAACAACAAGTTGAATCTCTTACTGAAAATATTACCTTCTTGCAGGATTTTCTTGATGCTTATATTTCCCCAGTTGTTGATGACCATGAAGCGGATCCATTGGAGCGTCGCATTGCTGATGCAGTTTATGCAGCTGAGGATGTCATCGAGTCCCAAATTGTGGTTCAAATTGATAACCGATCCACAATTCATGGGAAGATGTCCAGTTTTATAAACTTGCTTCGAGCTCTGTGTAAATGCGTAACTATTAAAGACGACTACTATCACGATCTACAACAAGTGATAGAAGAAATGAATTTCATCAAGAAGGAAGCCATGGAGATTGCAGCCGCAGCTCAACAGCAGAGAAAGGTCTCCTCAACTCATGTTGGCTCCTCTTCCGCTGTCAAGGAAAGCATAATGGTGGGCTTCGACGAGGTGTTAGTTGAAGTGCTGGATAAGCTCACCGGAGGCCAACTGAGACGCCAAATCATCCCAATTATGGGGATGGGCGGCattggtaagaccactcttgcccggcatgtatttgagcatgCGCTTGTTAAACAGCgttttgatatttgtgcttggACTACAATTTCTCAAACTTATAAAGTTAGAGAGACACTTAGAGATGTTCTTTACCAAGCAAGTGGGGATCCGGAGTGTGATCTGATTGAGAACCAACTGGGGCAAAAATCACAAATAAGTGAGGGCAAATTGGGATTAAAACTATACCAGTATTTATGGGGTAGGAGGTATCTCATAATTATGGATGATATTTGGAGTATAGAGGTGTGGAACAAGTTCAGGTCTTCCTTTCCTGATTGCAAAAACGGCAGTCGAATAATAGTAACAACTAGGCTGTCAAACTTTAATTTGCAGTTGGGTGAGTCTTATGGTGTTGGTATGAAATTTCTAGATGAGGCTAGTAGTTGGGATTTGTTATGCAAGACTGTGTTTGGGGGAGAAAGTTTTCCTCCTGAGTTGCGCAGAACATTGCAAAGAAAATTGTAG
- the LOC130994514 gene encoding late blight resistance protein R1-A-like, with protein sequence MGVFDEDRSIRASMLKKLWVSEGFLKPTSTGKRLETIAHEYLMELVDRNLIIVDKLGSIGNVKYCRIHDLLRGVCLKEVEKERFYHIIGKSPSVIDNEPRRRVVFQNAGSRVTSEVSGSLPHARSIILCDDRKDFETPHDFRLLRTFKAYDRDTSSLTYDYLLGEYYFNFTTASGLHFLGDVFELVNSRYLAVRLHRDTGFPSSINLLWNLNTLILHSQTSADQIWDTSRTRIFHGLGHGHVVPIEIWQMHQLRHLVFMRGALTLPDPPSEMVIMENLQTLRGAKNLYLNKRVVKRIPNVRKLHLVYDWEDMESLSELKQMERANCFSYFQCLSKLESLYCRINHDCDEYLQSISFPQSLKKLKLSLDDSYDLELVEILEKIGWLPLLQKLVLHRGTFKTGKWDTTESQFQSLKLLQLDECEGLKNWTMAESSHFPLLHELRLLRLTELEEIPSEVGEIATLKSIYLEHCSESAVESAKKIVEEQEDLQGDQLDLHVRVLVEENEKRMLSLRSPNFKVTVRAQLRSLLPSIQD encoded by the coding sequence ATGGGTGTTTTTGATGAAGATCGTTCAATTCGTGCCTCAATGCTGAAGAAGCTATGGGTTTCTGAAGGATTTTTAAAACCAACGAGTACTGGCAAACGCTTGGAAACAATTGCGCATGAGTACTTAATGGAATTGGTCGATAGAAATCTCATAATAGTTGATAAGTTGGGGTCTATTGGAAATGTCAAATACTGTAGAATTCATGATTTGTTGAGGGGCGTGTGCTTGAAAGAAGTTGAAAAGGAGAGGTTTTATCATATCATAGGAAAGTCTCCTTCAGTCATAGATAACGAACCTCGTCGTCGGGTTGTTTTTCAAAATGCTGGAAGTAGGGTAACAAGTGAAGTCTCGGGATCTTTGCCACATGCTCGTTCTATAATACTATGTGATGACAGGAAAGACTTTGAAACGCCTCACGATTTTAGATTGTTGAGAACATTCAAAGCATATGATAGAGATACAAGTTCATTAACATATGATTACTTGTTGGgagaatattattttaattttactacaGCAAGTGGTCTTCATTTCCTAGGCGATGTTTTTGAATTGGTGAACTCACGGTACCTTGCTGTTAGACTTCACCGCGACACCGGTTTCCCTTCTTCTATCAATTTGCTTTGGAACCTAAATACCTTAATACTTCATTCTCAGACTTCAGCCGATCAGATTTGGGATACGAGTAGAACTAGAATTTTTCATGGTCTTGGGCATGGTCATGTTGTACCgattgagatttggcaaatgcaTCAACTTAGGCATCTCGTGTTTATGAGAGGAGCATTGACTCTCCCAGATCCTCCGAGTGAGATGGTTATCATGGAGAATCTACAAACGCTCAGAGGAGCAAAGAATTTGTATTTGAATAAGAGGGTGGTTAAAAGAATTCCCAATGTGAGGAAATTGCATCTAGTTTACGACTGGGAAGATATGGAGAGTTTGAGTGAATTGAAACAAATGGAGAGAGCAAACTGTTTCAGCTATTTTCAGTGTCTCAGTAAATTAGAAAGCTTGTACTGCCGCATCAATCATGATTGTGATGAGTATTTGCAGAGTATTAGTTTCCCACAAtccctcaagaagttgaagttATCTCTCGATGACTCTTATGATCTGGAGTTGGTAGAGATATTGGAAAAGATAGGGTGGTTACCCCTTCTTCAGAAGTTAGTATTACATCGTGGTACCTTCAAAACAGGCAAGTGGGACACTACTGAGAGCCAATTCCAGAGCCTCAAGCTACTACAATTGGATGAGTGTGAAGGTCTTAAAAATTGGACGATGGCAGAGAGCTCCCACTTTCCACTTCTCCACGAGCTTCGTCTTCTAAGATTAACAGAATTGGAGGAGATCCCTTCAGAAGTTGGAGAAATAGCAACGCTGAAATCAATTTATTTGGAACATTGCAGTGAATCAGCGGTAGAGTCAGCTAAAAAGATAGTAGAAGAACAAGAGGATTTACAAGGAGACCAACTAGACCTTCATGTTCGAGTTCTAGttgaagaaaatgagaaaagaatGTTGAGCTTGAGAAGTCCCAACTTTAAAGTTACAGTGAGAGCGCAGTTGCGGTCACTATTACCCAGCATCCAAGATTAA